Proteins encoded within one genomic window of Misgurnus anguillicaudatus chromosome 18, ASM2758022v2, whole genome shotgun sequence:
- the LOC129429137 gene encoding epoxide hydrolase 1 produces MYIELAVALVLGAVVALVCLKRKKKGLLKAQDNWWGVGSRPQKPVDDSIRPFNIETTTEEIEDLHRRIDQTRSFPALEESQFNYGFNAGYLEKVVSYWRNNFDWRKQVDILNRYPHFKTKIDGIDIHYVHVKPKNLPEGTRAVPLMMVHGWPGSFYEFYGIIPLLTEPSSPDDIVFEVICPSIPGYGFSEAPHKKGFDSVCAAHIFNKLMKRLGFNQFYVQGGDWGSLITTNMAQLEHNTVKGLHINFAAPEPGLLMVLSLVFGRWFPNLFGFTEHDLKRVFPCVKKLVLDTMKESGYMHIQATKPDTAGRGLNDSPVGLAAYICEKFSTWTNPEFRDLDDGGLERKFSLDDLLTNVMIYWTSRSIISSMRFYKENFSKGPDQAHTKIPVYVPAAMASFPNEVKHSPKLWVKQKYHNLKTYTPMAHGGHFAAMEEPHLLAEDVQKFVKIVEKIKMK; encoded by the exons ATGTACATAGAGTTAGCAGTTGCATTGGTGCTTGGGGCAGTGGTTGCCCTGGTGTGTTTGAAGAGGAAGAAAAAAGGTCTTCTAAAAGCACAGGATAACTGGTGGGGTGTGGGAAGTCGACCCCAAAAACCTGTAGATGACAGCATTCGCCCTTTCAACATTGAGACAACTACAGAGGAGATTGAG GATCTGCATCGAAGGATAGATCAGACTCGCAGTTTTCCTGCTCTTGAAGAGAGTCAGTTTAACTATGGCTTCAACGCCGGATACCTTGAGAAAGTTGTTTCTTATTGGAGGAATAATTTTGATTGGAGGAAACAAGTGGACATACTGAACCGATATCCTCATTTCAAAACCAAAATTGACG GAATTGATATTCACTATGTCCATGTGAAGCCCAAGAATCTGCCAGAAGGAACCCGTGCTGTGCCTCTGATGATGGTACACGGATGGCCAGGCTCTTTCTATGAATTTTACGGTATAATCCCTCTGCTTACGGAGCCATCAAGCCCTGATGACATTGTCTTTGAAGTTATTTGTCCCTCCATACCTGGCTATGGTTTCTCTGAGGCCCCTCATAAGAAAG GTTTTGACTCGGTGTGTGCAGCGCACATATTCAATAAACTGATGAAGCGACTTGGTTTCAATCAATTCTACGTTCAAGGAGGAGATTGGGGTTCACTTATCACTACTAATATGGCCCAGCTGGAGCACAA CACAGTGAAAGGTCTCCATATTAACTTTGCTGCCCCTGAACCAGGCCTTCTTATGGTTTTGTCTTTAGTTTTTGGGCGATGGTTCCCCAACCTGTTTGGCTTTACTGAGCATGATTTGAAACGTGTCTTTCCCTGTGTGAAGAAGCTTGTGTTGGATACCATGAAAGAATCTGGATATATGCACATACAAGCCACTAAACCTGACACTGCGG GACGTGGATTGAATGACTCTCCTGTTGGTTTGGCTGCCTACATTTGTGAGAAGTTTTCAACCTGGACCAATCCTGAATTTAGGGATCTTGATGATGGTGGATTGGAGAG GAAGTTTTCTCTTGATGATCTACTGACAAATGTGATGATCTACTGGACCTCAAGGTCTATTATATCCTCAATGCGGTTCTACAAGGAGAATTTTAGCAAAGGTCCCGATCAGGCCCATACAAA AATTCCGGTTTATGTTCCAGCTGCCATGGCCTCTTTTCCCAATGAGGTCAAGCACAGCCCTAAACtttgggtcaaacagaaatacCATAACCTCAAGACCTACACTCCTATGGCTCACGGTGGACACTTTGCGGCTATGGAGGAGCCGCATTTACTGGCAGAGGACGTTCAGAAGTTTGTGAAGATTGTGGAGAAAATAAAGATGAAATAG
- the srp9 gene encoding signal recognition particle 9 kDa protein, with protein sequence MPYYQTWEEFARAAEKLYLTDPMKVRVVLKYRHCDGNICMKVTDDAVCLQYKTDQAQDVKKIEKLHGKLMRLMVSKESHSGAMETD encoded by the exons ATGCCTTATTATCAGACATGGGAAGAGTTTGCCCGAGCGGCTGAAAAACTCTATCTCACGGATCCGATGAAG GTCAGAGTGGTATTGAAATATCGACACTGTGATGGAAATATCTGTATGAAAGTGACAGATGATGCAGTG TGTTTACAGTACAAAACCGATCAGGCCCAAGACGTGAAGAAGATTGAGAAACTGCATGGGAAGTTGATGAGATTAATGGTCTCCAAAGAGTCTCACAGTGGAGCCATGGAAACAGACTGA
- the ephx1 gene encoding epoxide hydrolase 1 — translation MYIELAVALVLGAVVALVFLRKKKGPLKAQDNWWGVGGRPQEPEDDSIRPFNIETTTEEIEDLHRRIDQTRSFPALEESQFNYGFNAGYLEKVVSYWRNNFDWRKQVDKLNKYPHFKTKIDGIDIHYVHVKPKKLPEGTRAVPLMMVHGWPGSFYEFYGIIPLLTEPSSPDDIVFEVICPSIPGYGFSEAPHKKGFDSVCAAHIFNKLMKRLGFDQFYVQGGDWGSLITTNMAQLEHSTVKGVHINFAAPVPGLLMVLSLVFGRWFPNLFGFTEHDLKHIFPCVKKLVFDMMKETGYMHIQATKPDTAGRGLNDSPVGLAAYICEKFSTWTNPEFRDLDDGGLERKFSLDDLLTNVMIYWTSRSIISSMRFYKENLGNGLYQPHTKLPVYVPAAVASFPYELVHCPELWVKQKYHNLKTYTPMARGGHFAAMEEPQLLAEDVQKFVKIVERKMN, via the exons ATGTACATAGAGTTGGCAGTGGCATTGGTGCTTGGGGCAGTGGTTGCCCTGGTGTTTTTGAGGAAGAAAAAAGGTCCTCTAAAAGCACAGGATAACTGGTGGGGTGTGGGAGGCCGACCCCAAGAACCTGAGGATGACAGCATTCGCCCTTTCAACATTGAGACAACTACAGAGGAGATTGAG GATCTGCATCGAAGGATAGACCAGACTCGCAGTTTTCCTGCTCTTGAAGAGAGTCAGTTTAACTATGGCTTCAACGCCGGATACCTTGAGAAAGTTGTTTCTTATTGGAGGAATAATTTTGATTGGAGGAAACAAGTGGACAAACTGAACAAATATCCTCATTTCAAAACCAAAATTGATG GAATTGATATTCACTATGTCCACGTGAAGCCCAAGAAGCTGCCAGAAGGAACCCGTGCTGTGCCTCTGATGATGGTACACGGATGGCCAGGCTCTTTCTATGAATTTTACGGTATAATCCCTCTGCTTACGGAGCCATCCAGCCCTGATGATATTGTCTTTGAAGTTATTTGTCCCTCCATACCTGGCTATGGTTTCTCTGAGGCCCCTCATAAGAAAG GTTTTGACTCGGTGTGTGCAGCGCACATATTCAATAAACTGATGAAGCGACTTGGTTTCGATCAATTCTACGTTCAAGGAGGAGATTGGGGTTCACTTATCACTACTAATATGGCCCAGCTGGAGCACAG CACAGTGAAAGGTGTCCATATTAACTTTGCTGCCCCTGTACCAGGCCTTCTTATGGTTTTGTCTTTAGTTTTTGGGCGATGGTTCCCCAACCTGTTTGGCTTTACTGAGCATGATTTGAAACACATATTTCCCTGTGTGAAAAAGCTTGTGTTTGATATGATGAAAGAAACTGGATATATGCACATACAAGCCACCAAACCTGACACTGCGG GACGTGGATTGAATGACTCTCCTGTTGGTTTGGCTGCCTACATTTGTGAGAAGTTTTCAACCTGGACCAATCCTGAATTTAGGGATCTTGATGATGGTGGATTGGAGAG GAAGTTTTCTCTTGATGATCTACTGACAAATGTGATGATCTACTGGACCTCGAGGTCCATTATATCCTCAATGCGGTTTTACAAGGAGAATTTAGGCAATGGTCTCTATCAGCCCCATACAAA ACTTCCGGTTTATGTTCCAGCGGCCGTGGCCTCTTTTCCCTATGAGCTCGTGCATTGCCCTGAactgtgggtcaaacagaaatacCATAACCTCAAGACCTACACTCCTATGGCTCGCGGTGGACACTTTGCGGCTATGGAGGAGCCACAGTTATTGGCAGAAGACGTTCAGAAGTTTGTGAAGATTGTGGAAAGAAAGATGAACTGA